In Robbsia sp. KACC 23696, a single window of DNA contains:
- a CDS encoding sensor domain-containing phosphodiesterase translates to MSDYTAKAKEQARLRALRATRILDTAFEPFYDRIVKLASRLFDVPTVLVSLVDEDRQWFKARLGFDCTETPRGISFCAHAILDPNVTVVLDASQDERFADNPLVINAPYIRFYAGAPLITHDGHVLGTLCIISANARKIFSTVHRSLLADLAGIVSTKLDSLRSVTYNDPPTGLPNLPRFIEDVSHDINSLTVELDSHIHAVLLDVYPFGDINGLIISLGFMSISEMAEISASRLKSVLPGNITLYRVGYARFSFRTALPIDQLYSVVETCLGVFAAPLVVRNSIPVYARPHAGIVLLRKSVDAFELSGQLVAITQEARLTGRKILFGNDEMLFGARRAFSIVNSIQSALAAKNELRLVYQPIVSLATGNCSAFECLLRWTHPSLGPISPSEFFPLVESTAFMACITDWVLATALNQLREWKDANINIKLALNLCANDILREDIVPSIYKMLTERELTGHDIEIEITETAAVKDIETARANVIAIKQIGVSIAIDDYGAGYCNLSLLQSIPVDAIKIDQSLVRGIGSNPRREAIIRSTIALAHELDYKVVLEGVETREVLNVAQSWGAEFAQGYFISRPMEASDVPSYVMSKNNFG, encoded by the coding sequence ATGTCAGATTACACTGCAAAAGCGAAGGAACAGGCTCGCCTCCGGGCACTCCGTGCTACACGGATTCTAGACACGGCATTCGAGCCGTTTTACGACCGCATTGTAAAACTCGCAAGCCGCCTATTCGACGTTCCTACCGTCCTCGTTTCGTTAGTAGACGAGGATAGACAGTGGTTCAAAGCTCGACTAGGCTTTGATTGCACAGAAACGCCAAGGGGGATATCATTTTGTGCCCATGCGATATTGGACCCGAATGTAACAGTGGTTCTCGACGCGTCACAGGACGAACGCTTCGCTGACAATCCGCTGGTTATTAATGCTCCATACATCCGCTTCTATGCGGGCGCTCCATTAATCACTCATGATGGCCATGTTCTAGGCACGCTTTGCATCATAAGCGCCAATGCAAGAAAAATATTTTCTACTGTACATCGTTCCCTTCTCGCGGATTTGGCTGGGATTGTCTCGACAAAATTGGACTCTTTACGATCAGTAACCTATAACGACCCGCCAACCGGCCTCCCGAACCTTCCTCGGTTTATTGAAGATGTCTCCCACGATATAAATTCTCTAACCGTGGAATTAGACTCGCATATTCACGCTGTTTTGCTCGACGTATATCCATTTGGGGATATCAATGGACTAATAATCTCTTTGGGCTTTATGTCCATTAGTGAAATGGCTGAAATTTCTGCAAGTCGCCTTAAATCGGTATTGCCAGGAAACATCACTCTGTACAGAGTCGGTTATGCACGATTCAGCTTCCGCACCGCTTTACCGATAGATCAATTATACAGTGTCGTCGAAACCTGCTTAGGCGTGTTCGCCGCACCGCTTGTGGTGCGGAATTCAATCCCCGTTTACGCACGGCCGCATGCCGGTATCGTTTTATTGAGAAAATCCGTAGACGCTTTCGAACTTTCAGGTCAACTTGTCGCTATAACGCAAGAGGCTCGCTTAACGGGTCGCAAAATTTTATTTGGCAACGATGAAATGTTGTTTGGCGCGCGAAGAGCGTTTTCAATAGTAAATTCGATACAGTCTGCGTTAGCAGCAAAAAACGAATTGCGCCTGGTTTATCAGCCTATCGTGTCCCTCGCAACTGGTAATTGCTCCGCCTTTGAGTGCCTCTTGCGTTGGACACACCCCTCTCTCGGCCCCATCTCGCCAAGCGAATTTTTTCCCTTGGTGGAATCCACGGCGTTCATGGCATGCATCACAGATTGGGTTTTGGCAACCGCGTTAAACCAGTTGCGCGAATGGAAAGATGCCAACATAAATATCAAATTGGCGTTAAATCTTTGTGCAAACGACATTTTACGCGAAGATATAGTTCCCAGCATTTATAAAATGCTAACTGAACGAGAGCTTACTGGGCATGACATCGAAATAGAAATTACGGAAACCGCCGCAGTCAAAGATATCGAAACAGCGCGCGCTAACGTAATTGCCATAAAGCAGATTGGTGTCAGCATCGCCATAGACGATTATGGCGCCGGTTATTGCAACCTTTCTTTGCTACAGTCGATACCAGTAGATGCGATTAAAATTGATCAAAGTTTAGTCAGAGGTATTGGCTCGAACCCAAGAAGAGAGGCAATAATTAGATCCACCATAGCTTTGGCGCACGAGCTGGATTATAAAGTAGTTCTGGAAGGAGTGGAGACGCGCGAGGTCCTGAATGTAGCGCAATCTTGGGGTGCCGAATTCGCGCAAGGCTATTTTATTTCGCGGCCCATGGAAGCGAGTGATGTCCCGTCTTATGTAATGTCCAAAAATAATTTTGGATAA
- a CDS encoding ATP-binding protein, translated as MTQFLSASSIEEHCSREPIRIPGAIQPHGYLLTLAETGVIAQASENIYEWSGEAADSLLGRPLDSLFGAETAERILRELALLPDGKTRLLGTIAHEQFRSNVGQPSLENWALVLHRFSGASIIELERTVAAGDVHSSMYPYVLSFLGDIESTRSVVEIAQIAAREISAITGFGRTLVYAFSPSDEHGEVLAETLLPGFDSYLGQRFPAADIPAQARALYKENRIRLIGDANYVPQRLIPELHPDTRQPTDLTPASLRSVSPVHIRYMKNMRTAASMSMSIVVDGRLWGLISCHHDRPKIPPFEVRVACEHIAQLVSLQIAAREGQVDALNRLGARKKLNELLAHTAKSKHFIDALEEHSQDFCDILSATGAAIIFEGRVTLMGDAPPTEEVEKLVAWLVNQADDEVHTVNAGEDFSDFPAGTSIVGFCAISLSKVFRNYVVWFRHEVIQTIAWAGDPRAKLVNLAGTMSPRESFEVWTQTVRGRSSEWTGQEIEIAVEFRTALLALVLTRAEELANLVVELSQANRELEEFSYTVSHDLRAPLRHIHSFSELVRDMDGDNVSARSRNFLDRIIASAELGGKQVDDLLAFAQLGRVAVEPTNVDLKRLVDEIIQGEEIGSASKVVWKLENMKNVLADGVFLRRAMQNLLSNAIKFSAGNAQPVIEIGCYSGADELVGFDIIYVKDNGVGFDMAYADKLFGVFQRLHRDEDYSGTGIGLANVRRIAERHGGKVWAKSDVGQGATFFVALPVFARPNKTYADESASAVIARMVAAGEIAPSVGVRKKSLKDG; from the coding sequence ATGACTCAATTTTTGAGCGCCTCGTCGATCGAGGAGCATTGCTCGCGTGAGCCGATTCGAATTCCTGGCGCGATCCAACCGCATGGATACCTTCTCACGCTTGCAGAAACGGGGGTTATTGCCCAGGCAAGCGAAAACATCTATGAATGGTCTGGAGAGGCCGCTGATTCGCTGCTGGGGAGACCCCTAGATTCGCTATTTGGCGCGGAGACCGCGGAGCGAATTTTGCGCGAGCTAGCGCTCTTGCCCGACGGAAAAACAAGGCTGCTAGGCACCATCGCGCACGAGCAGTTTCGGTCGAATGTGGGCCAGCCTTCCTTGGAAAATTGGGCACTTGTTCTTCATCGCTTTTCCGGCGCAAGCATCATTGAATTGGAACGCACGGTGGCGGCCGGGGACGTGCATTCGTCCATGTACCCATACGTGCTCTCATTCCTCGGCGACATTGAATCGACCCGAAGCGTGGTGGAGATTGCTCAGATTGCCGCCAGAGAGATTTCAGCCATTACAGGCTTCGGCCGTACACTCGTCTATGCTTTTTCGCCATCGGATGAGCACGGCGAGGTGCTCGCCGAAACGCTGCTTCCTGGCTTCGATTCGTACCTCGGACAGCGCTTTCCAGCCGCAGATATACCTGCACAGGCGCGGGCCCTGTACAAAGAAAACCGAATTCGCCTCATTGGAGACGCGAACTATGTGCCGCAGCGGCTTATTCCTGAATTGCATCCCGACACACGCCAGCCCACGGACCTCACGCCCGCGTCATTGCGTAGTGTATCGCCAGTGCACATCAGGTACATGAAAAACATGCGCACGGCTGCATCCATGTCGATGTCGATTGTGGTCGATGGAAGACTTTGGGGTCTCATCTCCTGCCACCACGACAGACCGAAAATCCCGCCTTTCGAAGTGCGTGTGGCGTGCGAGCACATTGCCCAGCTCGTGTCGCTGCAGATCGCTGCCCGCGAAGGGCAGGTCGACGCGCTGAATCGCCTGGGCGCGCGAAAGAAACTGAATGAGTTGTTGGCACATACGGCCAAATCGAAGCACTTCATTGATGCGCTCGAGGAGCACTCTCAGGACTTTTGCGACATTTTGAGTGCCACCGGCGCGGCAATCATTTTTGAGGGGCGGGTGACGCTCATGGGGGATGCGCCGCCGACGGAAGAGGTTGAGAAGCTGGTTGCGTGGCTGGTCAATCAAGCTGACGATGAAGTTCATACTGTCAACGCGGGAGAAGATTTCTCCGACTTTCCGGCAGGCACTTCGATTGTCGGGTTTTGCGCCATTTCGTTGTCTAAAGTCTTCCGAAATTACGTGGTTTGGTTTCGCCATGAGGTGATCCAGACGATCGCATGGGCTGGCGATCCTCGCGCGAAACTGGTCAATCTTGCCGGCACCATGTCGCCGCGGGAGAGTTTCGAGGTCTGGACGCAAACGGTCCGAGGGCGCTCTTCAGAATGGACGGGGCAGGAAATTGAAATAGCCGTCGAATTCCGGACTGCTTTATTAGCCCTTGTCTTGACGCGCGCGGAAGAACTGGCCAATCTCGTTGTGGAGCTTTCGCAGGCAAATCGCGAACTGGAGGAATTTTCCTATACGGTTTCGCACGACCTCCGCGCGCCTTTGCGACATATCCACAGCTTCAGCGAGTTGGTGCGCGATATGGACGGTGACAACGTCAGCGCTCGCAGTCGCAACTTCCTCGACCGAATCATAGCTTCAGCCGAACTCGGCGGCAAACAGGTGGATGATCTGCTGGCTTTCGCGCAGTTAGGTAGAGTGGCTGTCGAGCCGACGAACGTTGATCTCAAGAGGTTGGTGGACGAGATCATTCAGGGTGAAGAGATCGGAAGCGCTAGCAAGGTCGTCTGGAAGCTAGAGAATATGAAAAATGTACTGGCAGACGGGGTGTTCTTGCGCCGTGCCATGCAAAATTTACTTTCAAACGCGATTAAGTTTTCAGCGGGAAACGCTCAGCCCGTCATCGAAATCGGATGTTATAGCGGTGCCGACGAGCTTGTGGGCTTTGATATTATTTACGTCAAAGACAACGGCGTCGGTTTTGACATGGCATACGCAGACAAGTTGTTCGGGGTGTTCCAGCGCCTGCACCGCGACGAGGACTACAGCGGAACCGGGATTGGACTGGCAAACGTGCGACGGATTGCCGAACGCCATGGCGGAAAGGTCTGGGCAAAAAGCGACGTTGGCCAAGGGGCTACATTTTTCGTGGCGCTTCCTGTGTTCGCCAGGCCGAACAAAACGTATGCAGATGAGTCGGCGTCAGCAGTCATTGCTAGAATGGTGGCCGCTGGAGAAATTGCGCCGAGTGTTGGCGTACGTAAGAAGAGTCTGAAGGATGGGTAA
- a CDS encoding PAS domain-containing sensor histidine kinase — protein sequence MALSQAHVVLAVSEPYLEITARSRAEMVGRFVYELSTPTAPAKQERNEWLRRALDAATSTRLVRSPEYHQDFGLDENGFAIVKVWALEVQRVRANVAEEDILIVRLLDNSEAREARDRDQRARAQLRSTAQLRAILVEEAREEAMNERAQLDEVLAFANIGAWRLDEETGVVTCTAQCRQNLGITDAGLVTKYDLFHSFIHPRDRASVQDAMNQAVADKTFFETEYRAMWHDGSTHWIMLRGKGRYDDKGDLSSLHGFTLDITARKEAELRQATEAQVEKEARVASDYRVSAMDSFLSAVSHEIRTPLNAILSWSQITRRTTSPQSIARASETIERNARQLASMVDDLLDTGALAHGGVEMRHEVVDFGAVVAAAVEDFRVQFLEKGLVLRGEDVASLAVSGDETRLRQIVYNLLSNALKYTETGSVTVSLTDEGDVVKLRVVDSGVGIREDLLPKIFDKFEQASRERSGRVGGLGLGLWLVKSLTELHGGTVAVYSDGEGLGAAFEVCLPALHSRF from the coding sequence ATGGCGTTGAGCCAAGCGCATGTGGTACTGGCTGTGAGTGAGCCATATCTCGAGATCACTGCGCGATCCCGCGCGGAAATGGTCGGCCGTTTCGTGTATGAGCTTTCGACGCCAACGGCGCCTGCTAAGCAAGAGCGAAACGAGTGGCTACGCCGAGCCTTGGATGCGGCAACGTCAACGCGTTTAGTCCGTTCCCCCGAATACCACCAAGACTTCGGATTGGATGAAAACGGCTTCGCGATCGTGAAAGTATGGGCGTTGGAAGTGCAAAGAGTGCGCGCCAACGTCGCAGAGGAAGACATCCTCATCGTCCGACTGCTTGACAACAGCGAAGCGAGAGAGGCGAGGGATCGAGATCAGCGCGCACGCGCGCAGCTGCGCTCGACGGCACAGCTACGGGCCATCCTAGTTGAGGAAGCGCGCGAAGAAGCCATGAACGAGCGCGCACAGCTCGATGAGGTGCTTGCGTTTGCGAATATTGGCGCATGGCGGCTCGATGAGGAAACAGGGGTTGTCACCTGTACGGCACAGTGTCGGCAGAATTTGGGCATTACCGACGCCGGCCTCGTGACGAAATACGATCTCTTTCACTCGTTCATCCACCCGCGCGATCGTGCAAGCGTGCAAGATGCGATGAACCAGGCGGTAGCGGATAAAACGTTTTTTGAGACCGAATACCGGGCGATGTGGCACGACGGATCCACGCATTGGATCATGTTGCGCGGCAAGGGTCGTTATGACGACAAGGGCGATTTGTCGTCGCTTCACGGATTTACCTTGGACATTACTGCCCGCAAGGAAGCTGAGCTGCGGCAGGCGACCGAAGCGCAGGTAGAAAAAGAGGCACGAGTAGCGAGTGACTACCGGGTTTCGGCGATGGATAGCTTTCTGTCGGCCGTGAGCCATGAAATCCGCACGCCGTTGAACGCTATTCTCTCGTGGTCGCAAATCACGCGGCGGACGACCTCGCCTCAATCGATCGCCCGAGCATCGGAGACGATCGAGCGAAACGCTCGGCAGCTGGCGTCGATGGTTGACGATTTGCTCGACACAGGCGCACTGGCCCACGGTGGTGTAGAAATGCGTCACGAGGTTGTCGATTTCGGGGCAGTCGTTGCGGCTGCCGTAGAGGATTTCCGGGTGCAATTTTTGGAAAAGGGCTTGGTGCTGAGGGGTGAAGACGTTGCCTCCTTGGCCGTGTCCGGTGATGAAACTCGGCTGCGCCAGATTGTCTACAACCTGCTGTCTAATGCACTGAAGTATACGGAGACAGGTTCGGTGACGGTGTCACTGACCGACGAAGGCGATGTTGTAAAGTTGCGGGTGGTCGATAGCGGCGTTGGCATTCGCGAGGATTTGTTGCCGAAGATCTTCGACAAGTTCGAACAGGCATCGCGCGAACGAAGTGGCAGGGTTGGTGGTTTAGGTCTGGGTCTATGGCTGGTTAAAAGTCTGACGGAGTTGCACGGCGGCACCGTGGCAGTCTACAGCGACGGAGAAGGGCTTGGCGCGGCGTTTGAGGTGTGCTTGCCAGCGCTTCATTCTCGTTTCTGA
- a CDS encoding response regulator — MDDIRPWAKAITAWLEDNGFEVAVTYAGPEAIAKCVAWQPDVALLDVLMPGCSGLDVAIALRDNPITNQVYRVAVSGLNARTICKFPNGNCFDAYFQKGHRMTDLARIITQSVQTRSLANGIANGQKRE, encoded by the coding sequence ATGGACGATATCCGCCCGTGGGCGAAAGCCATTACAGCGTGGCTGGAAGATAATGGCTTCGAGGTGGCGGTCACCTACGCGGGTCCCGAAGCCATCGCTAAGTGCGTTGCTTGGCAACCGGATGTTGCTTTGCTCGATGTGTTGATGCCTGGGTGCAGTGGGCTCGATGTCGCGATTGCTTTACGTGACAATCCCATAACAAATCAGGTGTATCGTGTGGCCGTTTCTGGCTTGAACGCCAGAACGATTTGCAAATTCCCCAACGGGAACTGCTTTGACGCTTATTTTCAAAAGGGTCACCGCATGACAGATCTTGCCCGCATCATCACGCAATCCGTGCAAACGCGCTCTTTAGCTAACGGCATTGCCAACGGTCAGAAACGAGAATGA
- a CDS encoding IS3 family transposase, with amino-acid sequence MYSYEDRMRAVRLYLKLGKRVGATIRHLGYPTKKSLISWHLEYEQRRDLRAGYARSKQVYSAEQKKLAVDHYLSHDREVPASMKHHEKRAPEHERADLEKQVESLPRDIRKLELERDILAKANELVKKGIGIDLQLLSNREKTTLVDALKQTYALPELLPALRLARSSYFYHRARLLVADRYLGARRVMADIFECNYRCYGYRRIQAALSRQQVLISEKVVRRLMRQEGLCAATTKRRRYGSYGGEISPAPANLINRDFRAAGPNQKWLTDISEFQIPAGKVYLSPVIDCFDGLVVSWSIGTRPDAELVNAMLDGAIETVAESADRSVVHSDRGAHYRWPGWLSRMRDARLIRSMSRKGYSPDNAACEGFFGRLKTEMFYSRDWRGTTVDQFIETLDAYIRWYNAKRIKVSLGSLSPLEYRASLGIAG; translated from the coding sequence ATGTATTCGTATGAAGACCGCATGCGAGCGGTTCGGCTTTATTTGAAGTTAGGGAAACGTGTTGGCGCAACGATCCGGCATTTAGGATATCCGACGAAGAAATCCTTAATATCGTGGCACCTCGAATACGAACAGCGTCGTGATCTACGGGCAGGCTATGCACGTTCCAAGCAGGTGTACTCGGCCGAACAGAAGAAGCTGGCCGTCGATCATTACTTGAGCCATGATCGAGAGGTTCCAGCGTCAATGAAACATCACGAGAAGCGAGCTCCGGAGCACGAGCGTGCGGATCTGGAAAAGCAAGTCGAATCGCTTCCACGCGATATCCGCAAGCTAGAGCTCGAGCGCGATATCCTCGCGAAGGCGAACGAATTAGTAAAAAAAGGAATAGGCATCGACTTGCAGCTCCTGAGCAACCGGGAGAAAACGACGTTGGTTGATGCCCTGAAACAGACCTATGCGCTGCCAGAGCTGTTGCCAGCTCTGAGGCTCGCCCGCAGCTCCTACTTCTATCACCGCGCTCGTCTGCTGGTAGCTGACAGATATCTTGGTGCGCGTCGTGTCATGGCAGACATTTTCGAATGCAATTATCGCTGCTACGGTTATCGTCGTATCCAAGCGGCATTGAGCAGGCAGCAGGTCTTGATCTCAGAGAAGGTCGTGCGACGCTTGATGCGACAAGAGGGACTGTGCGCCGCCACAACCAAACGACGTCGCTACGGCTCTTATGGTGGTGAAATCAGCCCGGCTCCAGCGAATCTCATCAATCGCGATTTCCGAGCAGCGGGGCCGAATCAAAAATGGCTTACTGACATTAGCGAATTCCAGATCCCTGCCGGCAAAGTGTACCTGTCGCCCGTGATAGATTGCTTCGACGGCCTGGTTGTAAGCTGGTCAATCGGTACACGGCCAGACGCTGAGCTCGTCAATGCCATGCTGGATGGTGCCATAGAGACAGTGGCCGAAAGTGCTGATCGGTCCGTGGTCCACTCCGATCGTGGTGCGCACTATCGTTGGCCGGGTTGGCTATCCAGGATGCGCGATGCGAGGCTCATTCGCTCGATGTCACGCAAGGGATACTCGCCCGATAACGCAGCCTGTGAAGGTTTCTTCGGACGACTCAAGACAGAAATGTTTTATTCTCGAGATTGGCGGGGTACGACCGTTGATCAGTTCATCGAGACGCTCGACGCCTACATCCGGTGGTACAACGCGAAACGGATCAAGGTATCGCTTGGCTCGCTAAGCCCACTTGAATACCGCGCAAGTCTCGGAATTGCCGGATAA
- a CDS encoding MFS transporter — protein MPEEHFKKGPVLGASVGSAIEYFDFSVYGLLAPTLGPLFFPNQTTSGAILASLAIFGSAFVIRPLGGIVLGRLGDKVGRSPVLITTILGMGLCSTIMGLLPTYAQLGPEAAWLLLICRLVQGFFAGGEVSGATTYIAEYAPKEKRGFYGAYNPAGVSVGIALAAAVVGVSYALIPSQEMAAWGWRIPFISSIALVGVGLWLRTRLEDTEQFHELAAHGKLAKAPLSEVLREHKRSLVKTVGIAFGMTSTAYLGLVYLNIYLTRVNHYDKKSVFWLLAIAPLLASLCMPFFGGLSDRFGVKRLLLVGFTGYFVMTPLAMALMSRGSFSLACLATLLAFAPFAIVQAVAYPSYAELFPAQVRFTGVSLGVNVGSILEGATTPFICTWLLERSAIMLSPAFYIMLCSFIASFAVLGLKATGKPSPELVNGVRSL, from the coding sequence ATGCCTGAAGAGCATTTCAAGAAGGGGCCCGTGTTGGGCGCTAGCGTAGGGTCGGCGATCGAGTATTTTGATTTCTCGGTTTACGGTCTGCTCGCCCCGACGCTGGGACCGCTGTTCTTTCCCAACCAGACCACGTCGGGTGCAATTCTCGCGTCGCTCGCCATCTTCGGAAGCGCGTTCGTTATTCGCCCGCTCGGCGGAATTGTGCTCGGTCGGCTCGGCGACAAAGTCGGCCGAAGCCCCGTGCTCATCACAACAATTCTTGGCATGGGATTGTGCAGCACCATCATGGGCCTTTTGCCGACCTATGCGCAGCTGGGTCCTGAAGCTGCTTGGCTCTTGCTCATCTGCAGACTGGTCCAAGGGTTCTTTGCGGGTGGCGAGGTCAGCGGTGCAACGACGTATATCGCAGAGTACGCGCCCAAAGAGAAGCGTGGCTTCTACGGCGCCTACAATCCGGCTGGCGTTTCCGTCGGCATCGCACTCGCTGCAGCGGTCGTTGGAGTTTCTTACGCGCTAATTCCTTCGCAGGAAATGGCCGCGTGGGGGTGGCGCATACCGTTCATTTCAAGCATCGCGCTCGTTGGCGTTGGCCTGTGGCTTCGGACGCGCTTGGAAGATACAGAGCAGTTTCATGAATTAGCAGCACACGGCAAACTCGCGAAGGCACCACTCTCTGAGGTGCTTCGTGAACACAAGCGGTCTCTGGTGAAGACAGTCGGTATTGCTTTTGGTATGACCTCCACCGCGTATCTCGGGTTGGTCTACTTAAATATCTATCTTACCCGAGTTAATCATTACGACAAGAAAAGCGTTTTCTGGTTACTTGCGATAGCCCCACTGCTCGCCTCCCTCTGCATGCCTTTCTTTGGCGGACTGTCTGATCGGTTTGGTGTCAAGCGATTGCTTCTCGTTGGGTTCACCGGCTATTTTGTCATGACGCCACTCGCAATGGCCTTGATGTCCCGAGGCAGCTTTTCGTTGGCTTGCTTGGCAACACTCCTCGCGTTTGCGCCGTTCGCGATTGTTCAGGCTGTCGCGTATCCATCCTACGCGGAATTGTTTCCAGCACAAGTGCGTTTTACGGGCGTGTCCCTAGGCGTCAATGTCGGCAGCATCCTTGAGGGCGCGACGACTCCTTTTATCTGCACATGGCTTCTCGAACGCTCGGCGATAATGCTTTCTCCGGCCTTCTACATTATGTTGTGCAGCTTTATTGCAAGTTTTGCGGTTCTTGGCCTAAAGGCGACTGGAAAGCCATCTCCGGAGCTTGTGAACGGCGTACGGAGCCTGTGA
- a CDS encoding amidohydrolase family protein, translating into MSDETRVAYPVCDSHIHFYDNNFPTWSQSRLSHRTTTLADYGPVQAINGASRFVIVQPSTYGFDNRVLVNALRAANGAARGVAVVSADASSVELERLRKAGVVGLRANLTLGPHNLDDLSNLARRAMVFGFHLQLNITGRQLIDHIEQIEALPVPVVIDHCAYLCREPSLAASVFNTLQRFLAIKERWLKLSGPYVASLDAKNNYADLLPYVTRLVERFPQQLVYGSDWPHVTESSQPGERHLFNIQRSWFGGDGTAQMILSLNPARLYGFDEEFSTNRSGEFCGDKEHA; encoded by the coding sequence TTGTCCGACGAGACACGCGTCGCCTATCCAGTTTGCGACAGCCACATTCATTTCTACGACAACAACTTTCCGACTTGGTCGCAGTCACGTCTTTCCCACCGCACGACCACGCTCGCGGACTACGGGCCGGTGCAGGCGATAAACGGAGCAAGTCGGTTCGTAATTGTGCAGCCGTCGACCTACGGATTCGACAATCGGGTGCTCGTCAATGCATTGCGAGCAGCAAATGGCGCCGCGAGGGGGGTTGCCGTCGTATCGGCTGATGCTTCTAGTGTGGAACTCGAGCGATTGCGAAAGGCTGGCGTTGTCGGGTTACGTGCGAACCTCACGCTTGGCCCACACAATCTCGACGATTTATCGAACCTTGCTCGTCGCGCGATGGTCTTCGGATTCCATCTGCAGCTCAACATTACTGGACGCCAGCTTATTGACCACATTGAACAGATTGAGGCCCTTCCAGTGCCCGTCGTCATCGACCACTGCGCTTATCTCTGCCGCGAGCCGTCGCTCGCCGCCTCAGTGTTCAATACCCTCCAGCGGTTTCTCGCCATAAAGGAGCGTTGGCTTAAACTGTCTGGGCCCTACGTCGCAAGTTTGGACGCAAAGAACAATTACGCGGATCTTTTGCCATATGTCACAAGGCTCGTCGAGCGCTTCCCGCAACAACTGGTTTATGGGAGCGATTGGCCGCATGTGACCGAAAGCTCGCAGCCGGGTGAGCGTCATCTTTTTAATATTCAGCGGTCATGGTTTGGAGGCGATGGGACGGCGCAAATGATTCTTTCGTTGAATCCAGCCCGACTGTATGGCTTCGACGAGGAGTTCTCAACAAACCGGTCAGGCGAATTCTGCGGAGACAAAGAGCATGCCTGA
- a CDS encoding SMP-30/gluconolactonase/LRE family protein: protein MYALPETLEAQPFACLPDELRTGNEKSEWNAGQPAGLHASSFLEGPSFDRNGVLWCVDVVNGRILNVDQKGQFSMAVEYDGWPNGLKIREDGLVFIADYKNGIMVHEPGTKEVRPFLVRAGMERFKAVNDLFFAANGDLYFTDQGLTGLHDPTGRVFRVTRGGRVDCLLSNVPSPNGLVMDLDEHALLLAVTRANAVWRVPLLNGGVAKVGTFIQLSGGAGPDGLALDSSGGLLIAHAGMGAVWVFNARGEPTHRVNTRAGNLSTNLAFGGPENRDIFITESRSAQIYRARVEVPGKVMGSHRPTG from the coding sequence ATGTATGCATTACCCGAAACGCTTGAGGCACAACCATTCGCATGCTTGCCCGACGAACTGCGCACGGGCAACGAAAAAAGCGAGTGGAATGCGGGGCAGCCGGCAGGACTGCATGCGTCGAGCTTTCTTGAAGGCCCATCATTTGACCGAAATGGAGTGCTCTGGTGTGTGGATGTGGTGAACGGACGAATTCTGAACGTCGACCAGAAAGGCCAGTTCTCGATGGCTGTCGAATACGACGGGTGGCCGAACGGTCTCAAGATTCGAGAAGACGGCCTGGTCTTCATCGCCGACTATAAGAACGGAATCATGGTCCACGAGCCTGGCACGAAAGAAGTGAGGCCATTTCTTGTAAGGGCCGGCATGGAGCGGTTCAAGGCCGTCAACGACTTGTTTTTTGCTGCCAACGGTGACTTGTACTTCACGGACCAGGGACTCACCGGCCTGCATGACCCAACCGGACGCGTCTTCCGCGTAACGCGTGGCGGAAGGGTTGACTGTCTGCTATCGAATGTTCCCAGCCCGAACGGTCTAGTGATGGACCTTGATGAGCATGCGTTGCTACTAGCGGTAACGCGGGCGAATGCGGTCTGGCGGGTGCCACTACTCAACGGTGGCGTCGCAAAGGTCGGTACGTTCATCCAGCTTTCGGGCGGGGCTGGTCCTGATGGGTTAGCGCTCGACTCCTCGGGTGGTTTGCTGATTGCCCATGCTGGCATGGGAGCCGTATGGGTTTTCAACGCCCGAGGCGAGCCGACACACCGCGTAAATACGCGGGCCGGCAATCTATCCACGAACCTCGCGTTCGGTGGACCAGAAAACCGAGACATCTTTATTACGGAATCTCGCAGCGCTCAGATTTATCGAGCGCGTGTTGAGGTGCCGGGTAAAGTGATGGGTTCGCATCGCCCCACAGGTTAA